ACAATGCACATAGAATGGTTCGTTTTTAGGAAACTCGGCCATATACTCGCTGATGTAATCGAGCGGAACATTCTTAGCTCCGTCGATATGCTCAGCTGTAAACTCACCAGGTTTCCGAACGTCGATAACCGGAATAAGCCCCTGTTCGAGCCGCTCAGCCAGTTCATCAGCCGAAATCGACGTGATGGTGTCTACTTCTTTGCCACTGGATACCCAACTGCTAAAGCCACCTTCCAGATACCCCAGTACCTGATCGTAACCTACACGGGCCAGCCGGGTCAGCGTTTCCTGTTCAGTACCAGGTTCGCACACCAGTAAAAGTTCCTGCCGAACGTCGGGAACAAGGGCACCCACCCAGGGCGCAAACTGCCCACCCAGGCCAATATTGATCGAGTTGGGAATAAAACCCTTCGCAAACACCTGCGCCGACCGCACATCGAGTACCACCGCCCCCGTTTCGTTGGCAGCCGCTTCGAAAGCTTCCGGGCTCAGCGGTTGGGCACCCCGGTCCAATACAGTATCGATGCTTTCGTAGCCCTGCTTGTTCATCATCACGTTTTGCGGAAAATATTTCGGGGGAGCCAGTAGCCCATCGGTAACCTCCTTAATAAATTCGTCGCGGGTCATTGTAGCCCGAAGCGCATAGTTGTATAGTTTCTGGTTCCCCAGTGTATCGGTGGTTTCCTTGCTCATGTTTTTGCCACAGGCCGAACCGGCACCATGAGCCGGATATACGATCACATCGTTGGGCAGGGTCATGATTTTGGTACGGAGCGAGTCGAAGAGATAGCCCGCCAGATCGTTCATGGTCAGGTCTGATTTCTGGGCCAGATCGGGACGGCCAACATCACCAATGAACAGCGTATCCCCACTAAACAAGGCTTTCTCGTTGCCCTCTTCATCAATCAGCAGATAACAGGTTGACTCCATCGTATGGCCCGGTGTGTGCAGCACCCGGATTTTCACATGTCCTAATGGCAATTCTTCGCCGTCTTTAGCAATATAAGCCTGAAAACCCGTCTGGGCATTCGGACCGTAGACAATCGTTGCGCCAGTCTGTTTAGCCAGATCAAGGTGCCCCGACACGAAATCAGCATGAAAATGAGTTTCCAGAACGTATTTTATCGTAGCCCCTGCACGCTCGGCACGTTCTATATAAGGCTTTACTTCCCGGAGTGGATCAATAATGGCTACTTCGCCCTGGCTCTCAATATAATAAGCGCCCTGCGCAAGGCAACCCGTATAAATCTGTTCTATGTTCATGTTCATTCGTGTTTGATAACTGGAGAAAAATCGAGTCGATTAAAAAAGAAGCT
This window of the Spirosoma aerolatum genome carries:
- a CDS encoding MBL fold metallo-hydrolase, with amino-acid sequence MNIEQIYTGCLAQGAYYIESQGEVAIIDPLREVKPYIERAERAGATIKYVLETHFHADFVSGHLDLAKQTGATIVYGPNAQTGFQAYIAKDGEELPLGHVKIRVLHTPGHTMESTCYLLIDEEGNEKALFSGDTLFIGDVGRPDLAQKSDLTMNDLAGYLFDSLRTKIMTLPNDVIVYPAHGAGSACGKNMSKETTDTLGNQKLYNYALRATMTRDEFIKEVTDGLLAPPKYFPQNVMMNKQGYESIDTVLDRGAQPLSPEAFEAAANETGAVVLDVRSAQVFAKGFIPNSINIGLGGQFAPWVGALVPDVRQELLLVCEPGTEQETLTRLARVGYDQVLGYLEGGFSSWVSSGKEVDTITSISADELAERLEQGLIPVIDVRKPGEFTAEHIDGAKNVPLDYISEYMAEFPKNEPFYVHCAGGYRSMMAASILKSRGYDNVIDVAGGFGAIQKSGRINTTDYVCPSTLKKD